Proteins found in one archaeon genomic segment:
- a CDS encoding CBS domain-containing protein, with the protein MEQGPGQEQTVEPIMSKAVMAVDVNTSVQDCSKAMAKRGVSCAVVTQGGTAIGIVTERDLVAKVLADAVDPGKVFVKDIMSTPLITVPAEATVGEAAARMAEYRVRRLIVVGKSGGMVGIITTGDIARSLAEKHGYREPKFNALARYKDGVEEGPYR; encoded by the coding sequence ATGGAACAGGGACCAGGCCAGGAGCAGACGGTTGAACCGATCATGAGCAAGGCGGTGATGGCCGTGGACGTCAACACCAGCGTCCAGGACTGTTCGAAGGCCATGGCCAAGAGGGGGGTCAGTTGTGCAGTGGTCACCCAGGGAGGGACTGCGATCGGCATCGTCACGGAGAGGGACCTCGTCGCGAAGGTGCTGGCGGACGCCGTGGACCCCGGGAAGGTCTTCGTGAAGGACATCATGTCGACCCCCCTGATCACCGTGCCCGCGGAGGCGACAGTGGGGGAAGCTGCGGCCCGGATGGCGGAGTACAGGGTCAGGAGGTTGATCGTCGTTGGAAAGAGCGGTGGGATGGTCGGGATAATCACCACGGGAGACATCGCACGCTCGCTGGCGGAGAAGCACGGCTACAGAGAACCGAAGTTCAACGCCCTCGCGAGGTACAAGGATGGGGTCGAGGAAGGCCCGTACAGATGA
- a CDS encoding Hsp20/alpha crystallin family protein, translated as MMKQMERAFSEQFKDLERYLPKGLVRESKSPDGSTKKEIGPIVYGYSVTIGPDGKPVVREFGNVRKGGGTPWKEIQDKREPLVDVVSSDKEVRVIAELPGVSKEDIDLTVNERSLVISVEREEHRYYKELDLPGTVDPKGAKSTYNNGVLEVTIPLKSRADGGVKLRVG; from the coding sequence ATGATGAAGCAGATGGAGAGGGCTTTCTCTGAGCAGTTCAAGGACCTCGAGCGCTATCTGCCAAAAGGCCTCGTGCGCGAGTCGAAGTCACCAGACGGCTCCACCAAGAAAGAGATCGGCCCCATCGTCTACGGCTACTCGGTCACCATCGGCCCGGACGGAAAGCCAGTGGTGAGGGAATTCGGAAACGTGAGAAAGGGAGGGGGGACTCCGTGGAAGGAGATCCAGGACAAGCGCGAGCCCCTCGTGGACGTGGTCAGTTCGGACAAGGAGGTCAGGGTCATCGCAGAGCTCCCTGGCGTGAGCAAGGAGGACATCGACCTCACGGTCAACGAGAGGTCCCTGGTCATTTCAGTCGAAAGGGAGGAGCACCGATACTACAAGGAGCTGGACCTTCCCGGGACCGTGGACCCCAAGGGGGCGAAGTCCACCTACAACAACGGAGTACTCGAGGTAACCATCCCTCTCAAATCCCGCGCCGACGGCGGCGTCAAGCTCCGGGTCGGCTGA